The proteins below come from a single Acaryochloris sp. CCMEE 5410 genomic window:
- a CDS encoding GNAT family N-acetyltransferase, translated as MPIFSLEIRKASCEDLPALNQLAFQSKAYWGYSSDFMVACRSELTYTAAHINQPQYHFFLGERENRLIGFYGLEHLPAQEMELIALFVSPSSIGQGHGKYLIRHAQRQAAIWETQSILIQSDPNAEAFYRNVGAYRIGQTESESIPDRFLPLLKLDLREG; from the coding sequence ATGCCTATTTTTTCATTAGAAATCAGAAAAGCAAGCTGTGAGGATTTACCTGCACTCAACCAGTTAGCCTTTCAGTCAAAAGCCTATTGGGGATATTCCTCTGATTTTATGGTAGCCTGTCGGTCTGAATTAACCTACACTGCAGCACACATTAATCAACCCCAATATCATTTTTTTCTAGGTGAAAGAGAAAATCGTTTAATTGGCTTTTATGGATTAGAACACCTGCCTGCCCAAGAAATGGAGCTGATTGCCCTGTTTGTGTCCCCCAGTTCTATTGGGCAGGGCCATGGCAAATATCTGATCCGTCATGCCCAACGCCAAGCTGCTATTTGGGAGACGCAATCGATTCTGATTCAGAGCGATCCGAATGCGGAGGCCTTTTACCGTAATGTAGGGGCTTACCGGATTGGCCAAACTGAATCTGAAAGCATTCCTGATCGTTTCTTACCGTTGCTAAAGCTTGACTTACGAGAAGGTTGA